A stretch of DNA from Acidobacteriota bacterium:
AACACAGCGAAACCATGACGCATACCTAAATTGTCTACCGCCGCCTGCAGCGAGTCAACCTTCGCTATTTCCTTTCGGGATTGAGCCGTTTGGAGATTACAAAGACTTCCACCCCAGACATCGAGCACTCCTCATTCGAAGCATCATGAATAGCAATGGCATTGATTCGACCGCCAGTGTCCTTTGTAAACGTGACCAGGTAGACCTGACGCCAGAGGTCTTTGCCGATCCTCTCCGACGCTAAACGCACTGTCTTGGTCTTCGAGAAATCAATGCTCTTGTTGTCTGCTAAACCAGCGTTTTTCAGTTGGACAAAGGCCATGTTAGTTGGCCAGCCACTGCTGCAATCCGGCCCGTTTGCCTTCGCAGCTTGCGAAAATGCGTTTTCGGGGATGCTCACAGTGAGGAGGGTAAGAAGCAAAACGGTTTTCATTTAGAGCCTCCTTGGCAGGGGATGCGCCATGATGCGCCGTCGTTTCACTATGGCACTACAATCAGGTTGCTGATTCCACTCCCGGTTACTGTCTCTCGCGAAGGCCTCGAAAGCACAATACAACCTTCAGAGGAACTGAACCGTGAATTACTTCCATTGTCGCCGTGAATCCAAAAACTGTCCCGCCCCTCCATATTGGTGCCCGGCACCGGATCCAGAGGCATGGATACCGGTCCGATTTCGTTCGTGGGTAGGCCAATAACGTACCTCCCACGCGGGAGTGGTCCCGCATTCGCCCTATCGATTCTTTCACCTATGGATTGACTATCAGGATTGTTGAGACCCATACCATGTCCGGCATAACCCGCGCCGGCGTGGACGATCGTAACTGCACCAACCTTCAGGTCCATACAGCCTCTCTTCTGGCTGTATTGCCAATTGGGTGGACCCGGGGCTGGCAGTCCTAGCGCACCGCCGATAAAGCCGGGTCCGACCCTCCAAATACCTAGAATATCCGCCGCGTGTGTGTCGAGGTATGTACCGCAGCCCTCACTGTTACAGACGGTTTTGAAAAGCAGGTCGAAAGGATCATAGCCCAATATGGTCCAGTAGTCGTATCCCCCAACCGACGACCAGTGGTTGCAAACGGGGTCCATTAGGCAGTGGAGCTTAAATTCCGCCTTGAGCTCTCCCGCCGGCGGGGCAAGCCCCAGCGGGTCGGTGAAAGTCGTGGGATTATTCAGCACGTAGGCATACCGGTTGAGCGATTGCGGGTTGCTCACATCGCCACCCAGCAGATCAGGCGTCATCCACCGTCCGAGCGCGGAGCTGACTTCGCGCGTGGCCGAAGGAACCAACGGATCATTAACCTGCCAATCGAGCCCCATCACCACCTCAGACTGCCGGATGCCCGTCTCCTGAAACACTCCGCCCCAGGGATAATGCGTCACGTCCCACTGCACCCCTCCGGCAGGGTCCGTTTCCATGGTGGTGGAACCGACAGCGTCCGAGTGGTCGATGAAGGCGCTCGCCCCGCCCATGTTCAGCCGCTGCCCCGCCACCTGTGACCAGTAAACGTCCCAGCCCGTCCAGTGGGCGCTGGGATGCTGGTCGAATGTCCCCGTCCGCTGGCCGAAAATGTCTATCGGATAGGTCAGCGTCATGGGGTCGATGCCCTGGTAATCCTGCACCCGCTGCCCCAGCGCATTATACATCGGGTACTGCCACTGACCCGAGGAGTAGGAATGCTTCACCCGCCCTTCAGCATCGTACTCGTAGGTGGACCATATATCGTTCAACTGATTTCCGGCAGGATCGTAACTGACGCCGGTACTTCCGATGCTCGTCATTCGGTTCGTGCCTGAATTATAACTCACAGCGGGGCACAATCCACCCCCTGAACCCGGAGCACACGTTCCATTGCCGTACTGGTCGTAGCTGTATATCAGATCGTAGGCTGGACTCCCCGAAGCTACAGCGTGCGTGAGCCGGTTCACGGCATCGTAACAGTAAGTGAATGCGTGGCTGTAACCCGCATTCACGTTGTCCGTGTAGGTGCTGCCCATAATGTTGCCGTTGTCGCCCGTTGCCGCCGCGCAGGGCGGGCTGCTCCCCGTGTAGCTGTAAGTCAGGGAATAATCCGCTGACAAATTGCTCGAATTACCCAGTTCCATCAGCACCGGCTGGAACCGGTTATTATACTGCCGCGTCTCCTGCGACTGCGCGCAGCCCCCGCCTCCGCACATCGTGCTGATCGCTCCCCAGGGTGTATAGGTGATACTCGATACGGCCATATTCGCCCCGTAGGTCAGGCTCGTTGGTCGCTGGTTCACATCGATCCCCTGGGTCACCGTGAATCCCTCCGGGTTTGTGTAGCTCGTCACATCTCCCGCCAGATCGTAACTGTAGGCCATATTCCAGATGCTGGCGCTGCCGCAATTGTAAGGCGCGCACTGCCAGAGATTTGCCACCCGCCCCATCTGATCGCGGGTGGCGCAGATACGTGCTTTGTCGTGTCTGCGGTCTCGCGAAGCGGGAGGCATTTGCTTCGCTTCGTGGCATCCGATCCATGGCGATGATCGATGCGTCCTCGAAAAAATAAAATCTCCAGTTCGACCACGGCCATTCACTCGGCGAAGCTAAAACCGGCGTGCGGCGACAGATGCTGGTGGTCAAATAGTGAAGATGGCTCAGGCCGTAGTATCGAGGCAGTTTTGACACCGCACCATTTTAACCCCACTCAGCTTCCCCGATCGCGGACATTAAAAGTCAATATCTGCGCCACCCGCCCGGTCCGTCGCCCTGATAATCCTGCACCCGCTGTCCCAGCGCATTATACATCGGGTACTGCCACTGCCCCGTCGAGTAGGAATGCTTCACCTGTCCCTCAGCGTCATACTCGTAGTTGGAGCCGCCGTCCCATAGCAGATCGCCCGCCGCATCGTAATTGAAGCCCGTGTTGGTCATTTGATTTGTAGTTGTGTTGTACGTGTATTGCGGATAGAAGCCCTGCGTGCCGCCGTTCATGACGCACGTCCCATTACCGTACTGGTCGTAGCTGTAGGTCAGATTATACGCCAGGTTGCCTGTTGCCCCCGCGGTCAAAAGCCGGTTCACCCCATCATAGGTGAAGGTCGCAGCGTGGCTGTAACCCGTGTCCGCGTTGTCCTGGTACCACGACCCAGCCATCGAGCTTTTCAAGAACGCGGTAATGGGAAATGATGTTGTCTGGCTCTTGCAGGAACTTCATTTCTTCGTGCCCCAATGATAGGTGGGGGCTTGGAAGGAAGTCAATGGTATGAAGTTGAAGTCGGATGCACGGCGGTTCCGGAACTCTCTACATGTCGTTGAGATTGGTGAAAATAGGTACAATCTAAGTAAAGGCCATGAACGAACATCTCAAGGAAAGAGCGGAAGACCTTCCGGCGCGGCCGGGCGTGTACCTTTTTAAGGACTCTGCCGGGCGGCCCATTTACGTGGGCAAGGCCAAGTCATTGCGCCACCGCGTGCGGTCTTACTTTCAAGAGTCCCGCCCCAGCGATGAAAAGCGCGACCGCCTGCTCGACGTGGCCGCCGAGCTGGAAACCATTCTGGTGGACAATGAGAAGGAAGCCCTCGCGCTTGAGAACAACCTGATTAAGCAGTTCAAGCCACGCTACAACGTCCTGCTCCGTGATGACAAGACTTACCCTTACATCAAGCTCACTTTGCACGAGCGATTTCCGCGCGTTTACGTTACACGCCGCCTGCGAAAAGACGGGTCGCGCTACTACGGTCCGTATTTCCCGGGAGGGCTTGCCTACCGTATTGTGGACCTGATCCACCGCCGGTTCTTTGTTCCGTCATGCAAAGTGGACCTGACGCGTTACCATCCGCGTCCCTGCCTTCAGTACTACATCAAGCGCTGCCTGGGCCCGTGCGTTGAAGGGCTGACCACGCCGGAGAGGTACGCCGAAGCCGTGCGCGATGTTCGCATGTTCCTCGAAGGCCGCGAAAGCGAGCTGGCGAGGGACCTTCACAATCGCATGGAGCGAGCTTCAGAAGACCAACGCTACGAAGAGGCCGGCCGCTACCGGGATCAGTTGCTTACCGTTGAAGAGCTGCGCGAGCGGCAGAAAATGGCGGCGTCTTCAGGCGAGGATTTCGACATCTTCGGGTTCCATCGAGAAGGTGCACAAATGGCCGTGGACCTGTTCCACTTCCGTAACGGCCGGACCGTTGACCGCCGGGAATTCTTCTGGGAAGATCTTGCTGAACCTGACCTCAGCGATGTCTTCGCGGCGCTGGTGAAACAGGTCTACCTTGATCAACAGTATGTGCCTGGAGAAATCTTCGCGCCGGTTGGTTTTGAAGATCAGGGACTGCTTGAAGAAATACTGTCGGAAAAACGCGGCAGGCCCGTGCACATTTATACTCCGGAAGCCGGCAGGCGGCGAGGGTTGCTGGAACTGGTCGCCAGGAATGCGCGCCACTCTTTTGAACGCAGGTTCCGGGTGCTCAAACCTCGAACGGAGGAGATGCTCGGGGAACTGGCCGACGCCCTCGACCTTGATAAGCCTCCCCGACGGATTGAAGCGTTTGACGTTTCGCATATCCAGGGTACCGACATTGTGGCTTCCATGGTGGCTTGCGAAGATGGCGAGATGAAAAAGTCGGACTACCGAAAGTTCATCATCAAGACGGTCCCGCAGAATGATGATTTTGCCAGCATGCGTGAAGTCGTGGGCCGGCGGTACCGCCGCCTTCAGCAGGAAAAAAAGAGGTTTCCCGATCTGGTTTTGATTGACGGTGGTCTGGGGCAGCTCCATGCCGCAGCAGACGCGCTTGCTGAGCTTGAGATTATCAACCAGCCGCTGGCCAGTATCGCTAAGAGGGAGGAGATCTTATACGTCTATGGCCGCGAAGATGAGCCAATAGTTCTTGATCATCACTCACCCGTACTACACCTGATCCAACGCATTAGGGACGAGGCCCACCGATTTGCAGTTACCTTCCACAGGAAGCGCCGAACGCGCCGGGAGTTAGCCTCAGAGCTGCTGGAAGTCCCCGGCGTGGGTGATCGGACGGCCAGAAAGCTCCTTGAGCACTTTGGCAGCATGGCCAAACTCCAATCCGCCAGCGAAGCCGAACTGTCCCAAATTGTGACACAAAATCAAGCAAGGAGGATTATGGAGTATTTTTCAAAGGCAGGCGTCAAATATCGAATAGGCAGTCCGGACGGTATATAATTAATTGCTTTAATTTTAACGCAGTTTGTTGTTGAAAATAATTCTGGTCTTTGATACGCTGCTCTTGAAAAGGAGGTCGTCCATGAAAATGAAAAACATGCTTTTCGGCTTGGGCATCCTGTCTGCAGGCGTTGGCATTGGAGCTGCGATGGGTCTCCTTTATGCTCCACAGAGCGGACGTGAAACCAGGAAGCGGATTTCGAGGGCTGCGGAGGATGGCGCCGATTTTGTTGCCGAGCGCGGCCGTGAAATCTGCCGGCAGGCTGAGGAAGCTTTCGAACGAGGTAAGGACCTGGCAACCCGGCTGGTTGCCTAAGAGGAATCAGGAGGATTGCTTATGAGTGAAAGCGACGGAGGGTCGAAAGTAGCTTTCTTTCTGGCAGGAGCAGGGATTGGCGCGATATTGGCCCTCCTTTTTGCTCCAAAGTCAGGCCAGGAAACGCGCGACTACATTGCGCAGCGGGCCAGCGAAGGCAGGGACCGCGTTGCAGAAAAGAGCAGGGAATACCGGCAGAGGGCCGAAGGTTACGTAGACAAGGCACGCGGGACCGTTGCCAAACAAAAAGAACAGCTGTCCGCCGCGCTTGAAGCCGGCAAGCAAGCTTATCGGGAGGAGAAGGGGAAGGTGGCCCAATAAGCCGCTGCAGGCGGGTGGCGCAGGCGGCCGAGAGTAGCGTATGGCCCATGACACTCTGTTGACGTTTTTTATTATCATTGCCGCCGCAGCCATCGTTCTGCAGGCGTTTTCAATGTGCGGCCTTTACCTGTCTATCCGCCGCATCCAGGGCGAAGTGACAGACATGAAGGCCGACGTCGGCCGGCGCATCGAACCCATCGCGCAATCTCTAACGGAGATTGTTGCGGATTCGCGCGACCCGCTCCGCTCCATCACCGCCGATCTGGTAGAAGTCGCCCGCGTTCTGCGTGAGCGTACGGGCACCGTGGACGAAGTCATCGACGACCTGCTGGACCGGTTCCGGCTCCAGGTTATTCGCGTTGACCAGACCGTCACCGACTTGCTGGAAAAGGTCGACAAAACCGCCGCCACCGTTCAGCGCAACATCATCGCTCCTGTTTCGGAAGCGTCGGCCGTTCTGAAGGGCGTCCAGGCAGGGCTCGATTTCTTCCTTTCAAAGCGCCGCCAGACTTATTCCAGCGACGTCTCTCAAGACGAGCAGATGTTTATATAATTTCAAACCGCCGGCTGGGAGTCCGCAGTCTCGCGGTCCGTTGCGCAATCCCGAGACCAGCGCTGTGGGATTCCTGCGCAACATTACTGACTTGCCCAAACGCTCACTCCATTCCACTCGCAGGCCAATTCTGACAAAACCAGAACCCCTGTCACGCCGGGGTGCGCACGCCGGCGCCGGCCCTGATAATGCCGAGGCGGATATGTCCCTCAAG
This window harbors:
- a CDS encoding DUF2778 domain-containing protein, yielding MPPASRDRRHDKARICATRDQMGRVANLWQCAPYNCGSASIWNMAYSYDLAGDVTSYTNPEGFTVTQGIDVNQRPTSLTYGANMAVSSITYTPWGAISTMCGGGGCAQSQETRQYNNRFQPVLMELGNSSNLSADYSLTYSYTGSSPPCAAATGDNGNIMGSTYTDNVNAGYSHAFTYCYDAVNRLTHAVASGSPAYDLIYSYDQYGNGTCAPGSGGGLCPAVSYNSGTNRMTSIGSTGVSYDPAGNQLNDIWSTYEYDAEGRVKHSYSSGQWQYPMYNALGQRVQDYQGIDPMTLTYPIDIFGQRTGTFDQHPSAHWTGWDVYWSQVAGQRLNMGGASAFIDHSDAVGSTTMETDPAGGVQWDVTHYPWGGVFQETGIRQSEVVMGLDWQVNDPLVPSATREVSSALGRWMTPDLLGGDVSNPQSLNRYAYVLNNPTTFTDPLGLAPPAGELKAEFKLHCLMDPVCNHWSSVGGYDYWTILGYDPFDLLFKTVCNSEGCGTYLDTHAADILGIWRVGPGFIGGALGLPAPGPPNWQYSQKRGCMDLKVGAVTIVHAGAGYAGHGMGLNNPDSQSIGERIDRANAGPLPRGRYVIGLPTNEIGPVSMPLDPVPGTNMEGRDSFWIHGDNGSNSRFSSSEGCIVLSRPSRETVTGSGISNLIVVP
- a CDS encoding YtxH domain-containing protein, with the protein product MSESDGGSKVAFFLAGAGIGAILALLFAPKSGQETRDYIAQRASEGRDRVAEKSREYRQRAEGYVDKARGTVAKQKEQLSAALEAGKQAYREEKGKVAQ
- a CDS encoding YtxH domain-containing protein, with the protein product MKMKNMLFGLGILSAGVGIGAAMGLLYAPQSGRETRKRISRAAEDGADFVAERGREICRQAEEAFERGKDLATRLVA
- the uvrC gene encoding excinuclease ABC subunit UvrC gives rise to the protein MNEHLKERAEDLPARPGVYLFKDSAGRPIYVGKAKSLRHRVRSYFQESRPSDEKRDRLLDVAAELETILVDNEKEALALENNLIKQFKPRYNVLLRDDKTYPYIKLTLHERFPRVYVTRRLRKDGSRYYGPYFPGGLAYRIVDLIHRRFFVPSCKVDLTRYHPRPCLQYYIKRCLGPCVEGLTTPERYAEAVRDVRMFLEGRESELARDLHNRMERASEDQRYEEAGRYRDQLLTVEELRERQKMAASSGEDFDIFGFHREGAQMAVDLFHFRNGRTVDRREFFWEDLAEPDLSDVFAALVKQVYLDQQYVPGEIFAPVGFEDQGLLEEILSEKRGRPVHIYTPEAGRRRGLLELVARNARHSFERRFRVLKPRTEEMLGELADALDLDKPPRRIEAFDVSHIQGTDIVASMVACEDGEMKKSDYRKFIIKTVPQNDDFASMREVVGRRYRRLQQEKKRFPDLVLIDGGLGQLHAAADALAELEIINQPLASIAKREEILYVYGREDEPIVLDHHSPVLHLIQRIRDEAHRFAVTFHRKRRTRRELASELLEVPGVGDRTARKLLEHFGSMAKLQSASEAELSQIVTQNQARRIMEYFSKAGVKYRIGSPDGI